In the genome of Arthrobacter crystallopoietes, the window GGGAGACCACGTGAAATAAGCCCTGATAGTCTCAGTTGTCGGCCAAGGATCGGCTGCAGGCACCATTGGAAACATCGGCTCTGCCAGAAGGACGGGAACCGGACATGCGGGAGAACGAAACGGAGACGCGGGAAGAATCCCCCGACGCCGCCTCTATCTCCCCCGGCCCGCGGATCCGCCGGATCCGGCGGTCTTTGGACATGACCCTGCAGGACATGGCCGAAAAGACCGGGCTCTCCGAAGGATTCCTTTCCCAGGCGGAGCGCCGGAAGGCGAACCTGTCGTTCTCCTCGCTCATGCGCATCGCCGGCGCCCTCAACGTTCCGATGTCCGCACTCCTGGCAGAGGAAAGCGGGGAACCGGAACCCCGGAAACCGCTCCGGCAGGTCCTGGTCGACCACCCTTCCGGTCTCTACCGCGACAGGTTCGTCACCCCGCCTGATGCCAAAACCCTCCAAGTTATCGAGGCAGTGCTCGAACCGGGCGAGGGATCACGCGTGGCACCCTACGCCCACTCCGGCGAAGAGGAATGCCTGTTGGTGCTGGAGGGCCATTTGGAACTGCAGTCCGGCCAAGTGGTGCACCAACTCCATGCCGGCGAATCAGCCCTGATCGACC includes:
- a CDS encoding cupin domain-containing protein, producing MRENETETREESPDAASISPGPRIRRIRRSLDMTLQDMAEKTGLSEGFLSQAERRKANLSFSSLMRIAGALNVPMSALLAEESGEPEPRKPLRQVLVDHPSGLYRDRFVTPPDAKTLQVIEAVLEPGEGSRVAPYAHSGEEECLLVLEGHLELQSGQVVHQLHAGESALIDPGTPHSYRNPGRAAARWLWISALPGHEH